One window of the Chryseotalea sp. WA131a genome contains the following:
- a CDS encoding cyclic beta 1-2 glucan synthetase — protein MKVNVPVIDKLLLPLLPTFKKDKFTHEEVNENPPLRSELLSKEQMEQHAQHLARTHLISKKKSPELLLKDLSSNQEVLVDVNELLKESIRNKKSISPAAEWLFDNFYLIEEQIRIAKRYLPKGYSKGLPKLSNGFPRVYDIAIEIVSHSDGHIDIQSLLNFIAPYQQVTHLTLGELWAIPIMLRLALLENLSRVATRIAVDRKDSALANRWAKQILETVERNPKDLVLIIADMARSNPPMVSAFVAEFARKLQWKGPELTLPLNWVEQHLSGTKDTTNSMILFENQKQAADQVSVSNSINSLRFLAKMDWREFVQSMSIVEQTLLADIGGIYASMDFYSRDDYRHKVEGIAKASGKEEHEIARLVIELAQQGFVKDKNDQRKAHVGYYLVGAGTDETEKIAGFKSTMYQVLRRKIDQAAQAIYIINAILLTLLIGGGMLLKVMADGVHTAWLIAIAIVSLSCASHLALALTNWWATLWIKPKPLPRMDFSLGIPTEHLTLVAVPTLLANPLQVEKLIEELEVRFLANRDPNLLFALVTDFRDASSQTMLSDDALLQLAQGGIEELNKKYKRISNDTFFLFHRPRAWNAIDKIWMGYERKRGKLSALNHLLRGKGKESFSLIVGEETVYTLVKYIITLDTDTQLPRDAAWKLIGLMAHPLNRAVYDEEKKRVIEGYSIIQPRLAISLHGATRSGYTRLHENDAGIDPYTRITSDVYQDVFGEGSFIGKGIYEIDSFEKALDNRFPENRILSHDLLEGCYARCGFASDVQFYEDYPSRYEMDISRRHRWIRGDWQIGSWFLPYVGGADNRLTKNSISALSRWKIFDNLRRSFVPIAFTLLLTAGWTLLSYSWFWTLSVMAIIFIPSFISSVWNALWKPKEIAIRQHITNTTSLTSKNILQAAFTVTCLPYEAYVSVDAIARTVWRITFTGKKLLEWNPSGFTLKEGENLFATYRMMWFAPTVSFAIGTYLYYQWPMELLIAAPFLLLWIASPVIVHLLGKPTASSKSKLREEQKVYLRELARKTWSYFENMVTVEDNWLPPDNLQEYPIPVITHRTSPTNMGLALLANLSANDFGYSTTSQFIERTSLALATMEKLERYKGHFYNWYDTQNLSVLNPRYISTVDSGNLAGHLLTLRQGLLALPNQKIVEVKFLTGLQDTLRLAIKQTDAAETELIKALIDLLDSIPTQAFQLPALKDHFENLLTRYHTLLYTHEPSGKETVWLAPFENQLEATIQEILVLAPWLEAFSIPEKFKNWKVVFEIPTLAELSKMDREIKPELTRLQALENSEAENEWLQHFEQTTDQSSKYARERLTNFQQLASQCYEQADMEYDFLHDKLQHLLTIGYKVEEQQRDVGYYDLLASEARLGLFVAIAQGKVPQESWFALGRRLTTAGTTPVLLSWSGSMFEYLMPGLVMPTYQNTLLDEMNIGTVKKQIEYGEQNDIPWGISESCYNLVDAHLTYQYKAFGIPRLGFKRGLGQDLVIAPYATVLALMVDPQAACTNLENLQDKGYEGKYGFFEAIDFTASRLSRNQPHAVIQTFMAHHQGMSLLSLAYLLLDQPMQKRFESDTNFQTALLLLQERVPKSTGYYLGSDNEKIVASSTTTDIRIITTSNTPVPEVQLLSNGKYFVMISNAGGGYSKWKDIAVTRWREDSTCDNFGTFCYINDRDKDMFWSTAHQPTLKQADHYEAIFSQGRVEFRRRDDGIDTYTIIIVSPEDDVEVRRTQLTNHSRSKRKLEITSYGEVVLTAASADEAHPAFSNLFVQTEINEHQNAIICTRRARSKEERPPWMFHLMKVKGAKVDRISYETDRSKFIGRGYSISHPQVMDQTTPLSGSQGSVLDPMFSIQYQIILQPGESATIDLVTGVADTQSANQSLVDKYQDSHLRDRAFELSWTHSQVVLRQIGATEANAQLYGKLASSILYLNDALRTQPSVMLKNQRGQSALWSYSISGDLPIVLVQITDAENISIVKQLIKAQAYWNMNGLAVDLVVLNEDPSVYRHVLQEEIQGLIAASVGIHAIEKRGRIFVRPIDQVSAEDRILFQTVARVIISDMKGTLEDQVNKRISVKAPMPKLIHSTSYSHTHRKLEMPQGLQFFNGTGGFSADGKEYIIIIDEKKHTPLPWINVIANPHFGTIVSERGSSYTWFENAHEFRITPWKNDPILDQSGEAFYLRDEETGEFWSPMGRPALGQSPYITKHGFGYSSFEHIEDGIKSEVCVYVDTESPIKFVVINIANQSGRWRKLTATGYVEWVMGEFRSKSVMHLVTELDSTSGALIAKNPYNTEFQNYVAFFDVDEPTYTYTTDRVEFIGRNGTLQNPEAMSHTRLSGKSGAGMDSCAAIQVPFELESGKERKIIFKIGAGQNVAEAVATIKRFQGSAAASRSLEQVKQFWSDTLSAVQVDTPDASINILANGWLLYQVLACRLWGRSGLYQSGGAYGFRDQLQDVLALMHTQPHLTREQIVRCASHQFLEGDVQHWWHPPHGRGVRTLCSDDFVWLPYVTSRYISTTGDIQLLDETTSFIQGRILNPHEESYYDLPITSDQQATVYDHCKQAIVHALRFGEHGLPLKGSGDWNDGMNRIGIDGKGESVWLAFFLYDTLMRFKKVATLRGDVVFVETCETNAKLLKKNIALHAWDGEWYLRAYFDDGTPLGSKDNIECKIDAISQSWSILSEGGEPERSRSAMQAVDKFLVNREKGLIQLLDPPFDTSEMDPGYIKGYVPGVRENGGQYTHAAIWAVMAFAKLGDVEKTEELLRLINPIQHGATANEIATYKVEPYVVAADVYGVAPHVGRGGWTWYTGSAGWMYQLILESFLGLTREGNTLKVEPCIPVTWKSFSVKYRFEETVYNIMVNQGSDRETTEIFMDAEMQPGQFFQLTNDKKEHEVTIEIGRKAKTEIRISLATTDV, from the coding sequence ATGAAGGTGAACGTACCCGTTATTGATAAATTGTTGCTGCCGCTGCTGCCTACCTTCAAGAAAGATAAGTTCACACACGAAGAAGTAAATGAAAATCCACCGCTGCGTTCAGAGCTTTTAAGTAAAGAGCAAATGGAGCAGCATGCGCAACACCTCGCTCGCACACATTTGATCAGTAAAAAAAAGTCACCTGAGCTTTTACTGAAAGATTTATCGAGCAACCAAGAGGTGCTGGTGGATGTAAACGAACTTCTGAAAGAGAGCATCCGCAATAAAAAATCGATCAGCCCTGCCGCAGAATGGCTCTTCGATAATTTCTATCTAATCGAGGAGCAGATACGTATTGCAAAGCGCTATCTACCAAAAGGCTATAGCAAAGGATTGCCCAAATTGAGCAATGGTTTCCCGCGTGTATATGACATTGCCATTGAAATTGTTTCCCATAGCGATGGCCACATTGACATTCAAAGCCTGCTTAATTTCATAGCCCCCTATCAACAAGTAACCCATCTTACTCTTGGTGAGTTGTGGGCCATTCCCATTATGCTGCGGCTTGCGTTGCTGGAAAACCTGAGCCGTGTGGCAACCCGCATAGCAGTGGATAGAAAAGATTCTGCTTTGGCCAACCGATGGGCGAAGCAAATACTTGAAACAGTAGAAAGAAATCCGAAAGATTTGGTCTTGATTATTGCCGATATGGCGCGGTCAAACCCGCCCATGGTCAGTGCGTTTGTTGCCGAGTTTGCACGCAAGTTGCAATGGAAAGGCCCCGAGTTGACACTGCCGCTCAACTGGGTGGAGCAACATCTTTCTGGAACGAAAGATACGACTAACTCCATGATACTGTTTGAGAATCAGAAACAAGCTGCAGATCAGGTTTCGGTAAGCAACAGTATCAACAGTTTGCGTTTTCTGGCAAAAATGGATTGGCGCGAATTTGTTCAGTCAATGAGCATTGTTGAACAGACGCTTCTAGCTGATATAGGTGGTATATATGCGTCCATGGATTTTTATTCGCGCGATGACTACCGCCACAAAGTAGAGGGCATTGCCAAAGCAAGCGGAAAAGAGGAACACGAAATCGCCCGGCTCGTTATTGAACTTGCCCAACAAGGATTTGTAAAAGATAAAAATGACCAGCGCAAAGCACACGTTGGCTATTATTTGGTAGGTGCTGGCACCGATGAAACCGAAAAAATAGCTGGTTTTAAATCAACAATGTATCAAGTTCTTCGCAGAAAAATTGATCAGGCAGCCCAAGCTATTTACATCATCAACGCTATTTTACTCACATTACTTATCGGTGGCGGTATGCTTCTAAAAGTAATGGCCGATGGTGTGCATACTGCGTGGTTAATTGCGATAGCCATTGTATCGCTTAGTTGCGCAAGTCACTTGGCGTTGGCACTTACCAACTGGTGGGCCACGCTTTGGATAAAACCCAAACCGCTGCCACGAATGGATTTTTCATTGGGCATTCCAACTGAACACCTCACCTTGGTGGCTGTGCCTACGCTATTGGCTAACCCATTGCAAGTAGAAAAACTGATAGAAGAATTGGAAGTTCGCTTCCTTGCCAACCGCGACCCGAATCTTTTGTTCGCGCTGGTCACTGACTTTCGCGATGCGTCTTCGCAAACGATGCTATCAGACGATGCGCTACTGCAACTTGCCCAAGGAGGAATAGAAGAGCTGAACAAAAAATATAAGCGAATAAGTAATGATACCTTTTTCCTTTTCCATCGGCCACGTGCTTGGAATGCCATTGATAAAATTTGGATGGGCTACGAGCGCAAGCGGGGGAAACTCTCAGCACTCAATCATCTTCTTCGTGGCAAAGGCAAAGAAAGTTTCTCATTAATTGTTGGTGAAGAAACGGTGTATACATTGGTAAAATACATCATCACACTCGATACCGATACGCAATTGCCCCGAGACGCTGCCTGGAAGTTAATTGGACTTATGGCGCACCCGCTCAACCGTGCCGTATATGATGAGGAGAAAAAACGCGTGATAGAAGGGTATTCCATTATTCAACCACGCCTGGCTATCAGCTTGCATGGAGCAACCCGATCTGGCTATACCCGCTTGCACGAAAATGATGCGGGCATTGATCCGTATACACGCATCACATCCGATGTGTACCAAGACGTATTTGGCGAAGGTTCTTTTATTGGGAAAGGAATTTATGAAATTGATTCGTTTGAAAAAGCATTGGACAATCGTTTTCCAGAAAACAGAATTTTGAGTCACGATTTATTGGAAGGCTGCTATGCCCGATGTGGGTTTGCCAGCGATGTGCAATTTTATGAAGACTATCCTTCGCGCTATGAAATGGACATTAGCCGAAGACACAGGTGGATACGCGGAGACTGGCAGATAGGAAGTTGGTTTTTGCCGTATGTGGGAGGTGCAGATAATCGCCTTACAAAAAATTCTATCTCTGCCTTATCGCGTTGGAAAATATTCGATAACCTCAGGCGCAGCTTTGTACCCATTGCTTTTACACTTTTACTCACTGCCGGGTGGACGCTACTTTCTTATTCATGGTTTTGGACGTTGAGTGTCATGGCCATCATTTTCATTCCTTCATTTATTTCATCCGTATGGAACGCATTGTGGAAGCCAAAAGAAATTGCCATACGGCAACACATTACTAATACAACCAGTCTCACTTCAAAAAATATTCTTCAGGCTGCCTTTACTGTAACCTGCTTGCCGTACGAAGCATATGTGAGTGTAGATGCCATCGCTAGAACCGTGTGGCGCATTACCTTCACAGGTAAAAAATTATTGGAATGGAACCCATCCGGGTTTACGCTAAAAGAAGGAGAGAATTTATTCGCCACCTATCGCATGATGTGGTTTGCTCCAACCGTATCGTTTGCCATCGGTACGTATTTATACTATCAATGGCCTATGGAACTATTGATAGCAGCGCCCTTTCTTCTATTGTGGATAGCATCGCCTGTTATCGTACACTTGCTAGGCAAACCAACTGCTTCATCAAAATCAAAGTTGCGTGAGGAGCAAAAGGTCTATTTGCGTGAACTGGCCAGAAAGACCTGGTCGTATTTTGAAAATATGGTAACGGTAGAAGATAACTGGCTTCCACCCGACAATCTTCAGGAGTATCCAATCCCCGTTATCACCCACCGCACCTCGCCCACGAATATGGGTCTTGCCTTGTTGGCAAATCTTTCTGCGAATGATTTTGGCTATTCTACCACCTCTCAATTTATTGAGCGGACTTCCCTCGCACTTGCCACCATGGAGAAACTGGAACGTTATAAAGGACATTTTTACAATTGGTATGATACCCAAAATTTAAGCGTACTAAATCCTCGTTACATTTCAACAGTAGATAGTGGAAACCTTGCTGGCCACTTGCTCACACTGCGTCAAGGATTGTTGGCATTGCCTAATCAAAAAATAGTTGAGGTGAAATTTCTAACCGGATTACAAGACACCTTGCGGCTGGCCATCAAACAAACAGATGCAGCCGAAACCGAATTGATTAAAGCACTTATTGACTTGCTCGATAGTATCCCTACCCAAGCATTTCAACTGCCTGCACTCAAAGATCATTTTGAAAATCTGTTGACACGCTATCACACACTTTTATATACGCATGAGCCATCAGGTAAAGAAACGGTGTGGCTCGCTCCTTTTGAAAACCAGTTGGAGGCAACCATTCAAGAAATACTGGTGCTTGCACCTTGGCTGGAAGCGTTTTCCATACCAGAGAAATTTAAAAACTGGAAAGTGGTTTTTGAAATACCTACACTGGCGGAATTATCGAAAATGGACCGTGAAATAAAACCTGAATTAACCCGGCTTCAAGCACTTGAAAATTCGGAAGCGGAAAATGAATGGCTTCAACATTTTGAGCAAACCACTGATCAATCGAGTAAGTATGCCAGAGAGCGCTTAACCAATTTTCAGCAACTTGCTTCACAATGCTATGAACAGGCAGATATGGAGTACGATTTTCTGCATGACAAATTGCAGCACTTGTTGACAATTGGATATAAGGTAGAGGAACAACAACGTGATGTGGGCTACTATGATCTGCTGGCATCGGAAGCAAGATTGGGTTTGTTCGTGGCCATTGCACAGGGAAAAGTGCCACAAGAAAGTTGGTTTGCATTGGGCAGAAGATTGACCACCGCAGGGACAACTCCAGTTTTGCTTTCGTGGAGCGGCTCCATGTTTGAATACCTGATGCCGGGATTGGTGATGCCCACGTATCAAAATACATTGCTGGATGAAATGAACATTGGCACTGTAAAAAAGCAAATCGAGTATGGCGAACAGAACGACATACCTTGGGGGATCTCAGAATCATGCTACAATCTGGTGGATGCACATCTTACCTACCAATACAAAGCATTTGGTATTCCCAGGCTTGGCTTTAAGCGTGGGCTTGGTCAAGATTTAGTGATAGCACCTTACGCTACTGTTCTGGCATTAATGGTCGATCCGCAAGCGGCATGCACCAACTTAGAAAATTTACAAGACAAGGGATATGAAGGAAAATATGGCTTTTTTGAAGCGATTGATTTTACTGCATCTCGTTTATCGCGCAATCAGCCACACGCTGTCATACAAACGTTTATGGCGCATCACCAAGGCATGAGCCTTCTTTCGCTTGCATATCTTTTATTGGATCAACCCATGCAAAAAAGGTTTGAGAGCGATACTAATTTTCAAACCGCACTTTTGTTATTGCAAGAGCGCGTGCCTAAGTCAACCGGGTATTATCTAGGGTCAGATAATGAGAAGATAGTCGCTTCTTCTACTACTACAGATATCCGGATCATCACTACATCCAACACACCTGTGCCTGAGGTGCAATTGCTTTCCAATGGAAAGTATTTTGTGATGATCTCCAACGCAGGTGGCGGCTATAGCAAGTGGAAAGATATTGCTGTCACACGCTGGCGCGAAGATAGCACATGCGATAATTTTGGAACATTCTGTTACATCAATGATCGCGATAAAGATATGTTCTGGTCAACCGCTCATCAGCCTACATTAAAACAAGCCGATCACTACGAAGCCATATTTTCGCAAGGCCGCGTAGAGTTTCGCAGGCGCGATGATGGAATAGATACTTACACTATTATAATAGTTTCGCCCGAAGATGATGTAGAGGTAAGGCGTACACAACTTACCAACCACTCGCGCTCAAAACGAAAACTGGAAATTACCAGTTACGGGGAAGTGGTGTTGACAGCTGCATCCGCTGACGAGGCACATCCCGCCTTTAGCAATCTGTTTGTTCAAACAGAAATCAACGAACATCAAAACGCCATCATCTGCACCAGGCGTGCGCGGTCAAAGGAAGAGCGCCCACCGTGGATGTTTCACTTGATGAAAGTAAAAGGCGCAAAAGTAGATCGCATTTCGTACGAAACCGATAGAAGCAAATTTATAGGGCGTGGATATTCAATAAGTCATCCACAAGTGATGGATCAGACGACACCACTTTCGGGTTCGCAAGGTTCTGTTTTAGATCCAATGTTTTCTATTCAGTATCAGATCATCTTACAGCCGGGCGAATCGGCCACTATTGATTTAGTAACGGGCGTAGCGGACACTCAATCAGCCAATCAAAGTTTAGTGGATAAATATCAGGACAGCCACTTACGCGATCGGGCATTTGAGTTATCGTGGACGCATAGCCAAGTGGTGCTGCGCCAAATTGGGGCGACCGAAGCCAATGCACAACTCTATGGAAAACTTGCGAGTTCTATACTTTATCTAAATGATGCCTTGCGCACACAGCCCAGTGTGATGTTGAAAAACCAACGCGGTCAATCTGCCCTGTGGAGTTATTCTATATCGGGCGATTTACCCATTGTGCTTGTGCAAATTACCGATGCTGAAAATATTTCCATCGTGAAACAATTGATTAAAGCACAAGCCTACTGGAATATGAATGGTTTGGCCGTTGATCTGGTTGTACTCAACGAGGACCCAAGTGTCTATCGCCATGTGTTACAGGAAGAGATACAAGGTTTGATCGCTGCCAGCGTTGGCATTCATGCGATAGAGAAAAGAGGGAGGATTTTTGTAAGGCCTATCGATCAGGTATCAGCCGAAGATCGAATTTTATTTCAGACCGTTGCTCGTGTTATCATTTCTGATATGAAGGGAACACTGGAGGATCAGGTAAACAAACGAATATCTGTCAAAGCTCCGATGCCCAAGTTAATTCATTCTACATCTTATTCACATACCCATCGTAAGCTGGAAATGCCACAAGGACTTCAATTTTTTAATGGCACGGGAGGATTTTCTGCGGATGGTAAAGAATACATCATCATCATCGATGAAAAAAAGCATACGCCACTGCCTTGGATAAACGTAATCGCGAATCCGCATTTTGGCACCATCGTATCGGAGCGTGGTTCTTCCTACACGTGGTTTGAAAATGCACATGAGTTTAGGATCACACCTTGGAAAAACGATCCGATCCTCGACCAAAGCGGAGAAGCTTTTTACTTACGCGATGAAGAGACTGGAGAATTTTGGTCACCGATGGGCCGCCCTGCTCTTGGGCAATCTCCGTACATCACTAAACATGGATTTGGTTATAGTAGTTTTGAACACATCGAAGATGGAATCAAATCAGAAGTATGCGTTTATGTAGATACGGAATCACCCATAAAATTTGTCGTTATCAATATTGCTAATCAATCGGGGCGCTGGCGCAAACTGACAGCAACCGGTTATGTGGAATGGGTAATGGGCGAGTTCCGATCTAAATCGGTGATGCATCTGGTAACGGAGTTGGACTCTACCAGTGGGGCACTCATTGCAAAAAATCCGTACAACACCGAATTTCAAAACTATGTTGCCTTCTTCGATGTGGACGAACCAACCTACACGTATACAACCGATCGTGTAGAATTCATTGGGCGAAATGGCACACTTCAAAATCCGGAAGCAATGAGCCACACGCGGCTGTCCGGTAAATCTGGTGCTGGCATGGATAGTTGCGCAGCCATACAAGTTCCATTTGAATTGGAGAGTGGAAAAGAACGCAAAATTATTTTTAAGATAGGGGCTGGCCAAAATGTAGCAGAGGCGGTTGCTACCATCAAACGTTTTCAAGGAAGTGCTGCGGCTTCTCGGTCATTGGAACAGGTAAAACAATTTTGGAGCGATACATTAAGTGCCGTACAAGTTGATACACCCGATGCGTCCATCAATATTTTAGCAAACGGATGGCTGTTGTACCAAGTGCTTGCATGCAGATTGTGGGGAAGAAGTGGTTTGTACCAGTCGGGCGGAGCGTACGGCTTTCGCGACCAATTGCAAGATGTGCTGGCGCTTATGCATACACAACCTCATTTAACACGTGAACAAATAGTACGTTGTGCATCGCATCAATTCCTCGAAGGCGATGTACAGCATTGGTGGCATCCACCACACGGCAGAGGTGTGCGTACATTATGTTCAGATGATTTTGTGTGGCTTCCGTATGTAACGAGTAGATATATCTCAACAACAGGAGATATACAACTACTTGACGAAACTACTTCTTTCATTCAAGGAAGAATATTAAACCCGCACGAAGAATCGTATTATGATTTGCCCATCACCTCTGATCAGCAAGCTACAGTGTATGATCACTGCAAACAAGCTATTGTACATGCGCTACGATTTGGCGAACACGGCCTGCCACTAAAAGGCTCGGGCGATTGGAATGATGGCATGAACAGAATTGGTATTGATGGCAAGGGTGAAAGCGTGTGGCTTGCTTTTTTTCTGTACGATACCCTAATGCGGTTTAAAAAGGTAGCAACCCTTCGGGGAGATGTGGTCTTTGTAGAAACTTGTGAAACGAACGCAAAGTTGTTGAAGAAAAATATTGCCCTCCATGCGTGGGATGGAGAGTGGTACCTGCGCGCTTATTTTGATGACGGCACGCCACTGGGATCAAAAGATAACATAGAATGTAAAATCGATGCTATTTCGCAAAGCTGGTCAATACTGTCGGAAGGCGGAGAACCTGAGCGATCTCGCTCAGCAATGCAAGCTGTGGATAAATTTTTGGTGAATAGAGAGAAGGGATTGATTCAATTGCTCGATCCACCATTTGATACGTCTGAGATGGACCCGGGTTACATCAAAGGTTACGTGCCGGGTGTACGCGAAAACGGTGGACAATACACGCACGCAGCTATTTGGGCGGTGATGGCTTTTGCGAAACTGGGTGACGTGGAAAAAACGGAAGAGCTCTTGAGATTAATTAACCCTATACAACATGGTGCCACTGCAAATGAGATAGCCACCTATAAAGTTGAACCCTACGTGGTGGCTGCAGATGTGTATGGCGTGGCTCCACATGTTGGCCGTGGTGGATGGACGTGGTACACAGGCTCTGCGGGTTGGATGTATCAACTTATTTTGGAATCGTTTCTTGGTTTGACGCGGGAAGGCAACACGTTGAAAGTTGAACCCTGTATTCCGGTTACATGGAAATCATTTTCGGTGAAATATCGATTTGAAGAAACAGTGTACAACATTATGGTGAATCAGGGTTCAGATAGGGAAACAACGGAGATTTTTATGGACGCTGAAATGCAGCCCGGCCAGTTTTTTCAGTTGACCAACGATAAAAAAGAACATGAAGTAACTATTGAGATTGGTAGAAAAGCTAAAACAGAAATCAGAATCTCATTGGCGACAACTGATGTCTAA
- a CDS encoding response regulator — MKNKKVLIVDDEADFGFLMKEYFSKKDCEVFVANSIATGLGLLQQVRPDYLLLDNNLPDGFGWSKTEFIVANYPNTKLILISAMEVPTTNSPSFRILYKPMLAGELNKIFV; from the coding sequence ATGAAAAATAAAAAAGTGTTGATTGTTGATGATGAAGCAGATTTTGGCTTTTTGATGAAGGAATATTTTTCTAAAAAAGACTGTGAAGTATTTGTGGCTAACTCGATTGCTACTGGGCTTGGCTTATTGCAACAAGTAAGGCCAGATTATCTTCTACTCGATAATAACCTACCCGATGGCTTTGGCTGGAGCAAAACTGAATTTATTGTTGCCAACTATCCGAATACAAAATTAATATTGATAAGTGCGATGGAGGTTCCTACGACTAACTCTCCGTCTTTTCGCATTCTCTACAAACCAATGCTAGCGGGCGAGCTGAATAAGATATTCGTTTGA
- a CDS encoding response regulator, which yields MANKAFSILLADDDEDDCFLFIEALEEIQVATKLTTVQNGEQLLYLLESMEEELPHVLFLDLNMPRKNGWQCLEEIKRSEKLKKLKVIIFSTSFQQDVADQLFKNGALHYIRKPGDFSQLKELILQVLMILQNEQLHPSGDYSSGRTKANYVLLPTIAS from the coding sequence ATGGCAAACAAAGCGTTCTCTATATTATTGGCCGATGATGATGAGGACGATTGTTTTCTGTTCATAGAGGCATTGGAAGAAATACAGGTAGCTACCAAGCTAACTACTGTGCAAAACGGGGAACAATTATTGTATCTACTTGAATCAATGGAAGAAGAACTCCCTCATGTTTTGTTTCTGGACCTCAACATGCCGCGCAAAAATGGCTGGCAATGCTTGGAAGAAATAAAGCGAAGTGAGAAACTAAAGAAACTTAAGGTGATTATTTTCTCTACCTCGTTTCAGCAAGATGTAGCTGACCAGTTATTTAAAAATGGCGCGCTGCACTATATCCGCAAGCCAGGTGATTTCTCACAACTCAAAGAACTAATTCTTCAAGTACTGATGATCTTACAGAATGAGCAACTTCACCCATCAGGCGATTACTCTTCAGGGCGAACAAAAGCCAACTACGTGCTTCTTCCAACTATTGCTTCGTGA